ggaTTATACCCTAGACATGGTGTAAGAATGGGGAGTGGACCATGCAAACATGGTCTATTGCTTCCTAGGACAGCAAGATCAGGGAGTGCTACTATGACAGATAACATAATTAATCCTTGGTAAAAGGAAAAATCCTATATTATTCTCTCTGTCTACCACTTCAGCTTTCCAGGAGCGGTGTTGacaaggtccagagtgacctgtGTCCAGTTCAGCTGAAGGCATAGGTTGGTCTATTGATAAACCTCAAGAAAAACTGGGGAGATCCCAGAGGATATCCCCCAAAGGAATAAATTGGGAAATACCATATCAGGCCCTGTGGCTGATGATGTGCCTGACAGTTCTCTGAGCTTCGGATGGCTACTTCTCTTCAGAGGGGAAACCTAGGAGGGGGAGGTTGGCTTGCTTGTGCTTATACATAGAACCTCTGAACTGCAGTGCTGCAAGAGGGGAAGAGAAGCGGATATCGGTGACAATTTCTATTGCAGCAGCTAGGGACAAGAAGCTAAGAGATAGAAAAATAGTTCCATTCCTGCAGAGACATTTAATAAGAATACTTAGCAATTACATAGGGTAGGTGAGTTCTTCTATTTTACAtagagggaaactgaagcacaaagaaaaGCACTTCCCCAGTGCTGcccaagtcaatggaaaagcaaGGATTAGAATTTAGATTTGTGCTCTAGAGCATGATGCCTCATAATTAGGGCTCcatgtttgtcatggaggtcacggaagtcactaATTCCATGACTTCCTGCGACCTCCATtacttctgcagcggccagtgtggctgatcccagggctgcccaagcagctagCCCCGAAGTCAGCTGCTCAGGaggccctggggacagccacagTGGCTGCTGATTGAGTGGTGCTGCAGCCAGCCGCTCAGGCGACCCCGGAGTCAGCCACCATTGGagtggccccagccctggagtcagccaCGCTGACCGTTGCTCTGGTGGCCCCTGGGCCCGTCTGAGCAGGGCCAATGCAGCTGGGCCTGGGGACTGTTTGAGCAGCAGTCCTGGAGGTGGCAGGAGCAGCCGCAGCCCCTGGCAGTCCCAGGGCGGCCGGAGcagtggctggccccagggcttcCCCCACAGTGGCGGATGGAGCAGCTGCTGACCCCCCGGGGCTCCCCCTCCGGCAGCAGCCAGAGCAGCTACTGGCTCCTCggggctcccccccacagctgGTGCCATGGGCCCCTGGGGATCCCCCGCCCAGCAGCTGGTGCCGTGGGATCCACCCCCCCCCATAAGATTCAATCAGGTATTTATAGCATAAATCATTGACAGGTCACGagcagtgatttttttgtttcttgcccatgacctgtccatgacttttactaaaaatacccgtgattaaattgtagccttactcaATTAGATCAATAAAAAGATTTCAATAAAAAGGCTAACatccagaaggaaaaaaaaagcaactgtAACTGAAGCCACTGGAGATAATCCTTCCTTTGAGTATTCAAGGGGGTGGTATAAGCATCTCATTGAACAAAAAAACGGTCCCTTCCCTTCTTCGCAGGATTTCCTTCCAGTTCCTTGACCCCAGCCTCACCCCGTGTAAGTCAAGGGAAAATGAGTGCTCACAAACTTCTCATCTCTTGCAGTTTCATCCCCTATTGCTCAAGTGATGTTTGGAGTGGTGCCTCTTCCAAATCTGAAAAAAGTGAGTGCTGCCAATAGGCTGGCTGCCAGACAATCATCACACATTAGAGGATATGGCCTGATTTCTCTGAAATTATTTgaatgagagacaagctttttccTGCTGAGAAGCAGGAAAGAATAACAAGTAACTTCCAGATAAAACATCCCTCTCCCCTCATCACATCCTGAAGGGACACGGTTCAGAGCCCTGAATGCAGGGATGTCACAGATGCACATCCAGTCCCTGCAGGTTGCACCTGGAGTTCCTGAAGCAGCCTTTCCTTTTAGATAAGCCTCTCCCACCCTGCATACACTGCAAATTAAATGGAGTGGCTGGGGCACCATGGCTTGTAATGTGTCTTCTCATATTGCGGACCTGAGTGATAAGTGTAATGAATTCAGTCTTATTCTTGTCCCAAATGGATGTGAAGCTCACCCATTGTTGGGCAGGCACTGCTTGCAATTTGGCCTGCAAGACAAAAACCTGTGCATTATAATATAATATGATGCTATTGCCTGATGATACTGGTTTTGGATCAACACAATGTCACTGTGACAACAGTGCAACATTGTGATGTCTCCTTGGCACACAGAGATGGACATTTCCTTATGCAGATAAAATTAAAGATCTTTAACATCCTGCAGATGAATCATGCCACCTCAGGATATGATGAGTCTTAAAAGATAACCAGGATTAGTACTTGGATGTGAGACCGCTACAGAAAACTCAAGGAGTTTTCTCACTTACACTGGATAAATCTCAATTGACTTTAGTCAAGTTATTCCTGATATAGCCTGGTGTAACTAAGAGGAGCATCAGCCCGAAGGTGCTGCATGAAGTAGTACTAGTAATTCAGCAGGACAAATGCTTCCCTCTGAATCAGTGCTTGAACCAATGTACTGTCAGCCATTGTGCTGCTGGATGTGTCATCTTTCCACTGATGTGAAATTGATATTCTGACTACTTGTGGGTGCCCACGACATTTTTTGCAAGAACAGAGGCATTAGctctggtgtcctggccaaattccaagtGAGATAATGAAATATTCTCCCTTTCTAAATTTCCCCTGTAGTTTCAATTGGATATAATATTCTTTTTCACTTCCTATCCTGTTGTTCAGTGTTGCTGTGCAACAGTTAAGCAGCTACTGTCTCTCACCTCAGAGCAACTGTGGGATGGGCATGAGTGAGGGAAGCCTCCTCAGCAAAGTTTTAGCCTATACATCACAGTCCTATTGATGGTGAACTCTTTCTTTTCCAGATGAATATGCCTTCATGGGAGCCCTCATAATACAAGAGGTAGTAAAGGAGCTGGTGGGAAAAGGCCTTAATAATGCAAAAGTTCTACTCCTGGCCGGAAGCAGGTAAGTGTCTGCATAAGATTGTCCTACAATGAAGAGATAAAGAATATGAAAGAGCAACTGCAACGGAGCACTGTCTTTACAGGAGATTAGTCATGAGAGATTAGTTCCCAGACACTGCCTGCCGGTGGTGCTACGAGGAGTGAGGCAGAAGCACTGACAGGGGAAAGCTCGCACAAATACTCCTCTCAGCCTCTTCCTGTAAGAGCTGCAATAAGGAATGATGTAGAAATACTGGCTTTTGGTTCAGAGGAATTTATTTATGGGGAAAGAATATTAGACAATAATAGAAACAGATGGAAAATTTTGTCTCCAAATGTCAGGGTCTTTCTATTTTGAGCTGCCAAAGCTCTTGCTAATAACAGGAAAGAGCTATGCCAGAAAGAAGAAACTAAAATGGATGGCTTTTGGTTGCTGAACTATTTAGCATTGATTTTATTTCTGAGAATTTATGAAGTGAGGAAGTAACTTGTTGACTAGTGACTACATTATGCCCTTACTGACTGGTCAAATTGCTCAATGCATCAAAACTGTAAAAGCAGTATGTATCGTAGCTGTCTTGCAACTATGTCAGGTCTGTAACTGAATTACTGATCTTCTCATTGCAGTGCTGGGGGAACTGGGGTGCTTCTGAATGTGGATCGAGTAGCAGAGCAGCTGGAGGAGATGGGTTATCAAGGGATTCAGGTCCGAGGGCTGGCAGATTCTGGCTGGTTCCTGGATAATAAACAGTACCGCAGAACTGACTGTATTGATACCATAACCTGTGCCCCAACAGAAGCTATTAGGAGAGGAATCAGGTACAATAAAATATTCTAAACTACCCTTCCCCAAGAGCTAAGGATGAGGAGAAATCCTGAGGCAGGGCTCTGACACTCTTCCTGTCCTCCTTGCGTCCTTTTTTGTATTTATAAGATATCTATCACTTGCCTCACCCTTTGTTAATGAGCTTCTacctctaaagaaaaaaaaaatcatttcaaaggcATATTCACGAGACTGTGTGACATTGCAGACACTGTACTGAGTAACACAATACATTGATGTGACCTGACAGATACAGGGAAGAATGTTGCTGTTAATAAACTGAAATTGCCATCTCTCTAATGCTCCCATCACTGAGTATCTGATTGTTATTTAGGGGAAGGTGCCATACCCTAGGATCATAAAAGCAAGTGACGGGAAAAGTCCTATCAGAGTAACCAGTCCACCTCCAGAACAGAGAGTATCACTGGCTAATGAAATGCCAGCTCTCCTCCTTCTCATTTATAAATTAAGTTTGATTAAATAGTACTGTTCACACCTGCTTGCCTTCCAGCTAAATCAAGAAAGGTTAGCTCTGTTCTTCTGTGCACGGTTTTTTGCACTCACTGCTTCATTCGTGTACAGAGGACTCTCCAACTGCAACCAGCAAATACCCCAGTGTTCTAGTGAATAGGATATATTCCAAGCAGAATGAGACTGCATGGCACCATGTCACTAACCCCACCATTGCTATATCTTTCAGATATTGGAATGGCATTGTTCCTGAACGCTGCAAACTGCAGTttaaagagggagaggaatggaATTGCTTTTTTGGCTATAAAATTTATCCCACTCTTCGATGTAAGTGCAAAAAGAAAGGCCTACCTGCCTGAGAGTCTGAAATTGGTCCTAAGCAGTTCCTTCATTTACTGCTGCTAACCTGATGAAGACTCTCTCCAATTCTTTTTCCCTCTAGGTCCAGTCTTTGTGGTGCAGTGGCTCTTTGATGAGGCCCAGCTCACTGTAGATAATGTGCATCTAACTGGACAGCCTGTCCAGGAGGGGCAGTGGCTCTACATCCAGAATCTGGGCCGGGAGCTAAGAAATACCCTGAAAGATGTGACGTGAGTACTGCAGTAGGAAAAGCTGGGGTGTTTTTTCCCTTAAGAGAAGTCCTGCATAAGCTGTTTTGTGGGAAGTTCACAATGGCTCTCTTGATACCAATGTGATTTATTTGGTATCTGTACCTAATCTGCATCAGGAAACATGCTCTTAACATATCTGAAAAAAAATGAGGTGGTCAGAGTTCTACAGGGATGTTTTAAGAGACACTGATCATAAAACACCCCGGCAACAGGTGAAAGGATGACATGAAACCTCTCGTATGTCTTAGATGCTTCATGCTAGATCAGCTATTCATGGGAGTTACTGTAGCACCTATGAGCCCATATAAATGCACCCAACCAATAAGCTATGGAAACGTACCATTTTCTGAAACTTCCACCCTGTTCTAGTCTATTCATATTCTTATATCATGCCCAGCACTGTGGTATCCAAGCATCATGCCAGGGACAGCAGAACTTCTAGCCAGTTCCAGGACAGGGGCAAAAATTATCTGTGAGATGAGTCACCTTTTTGCCTTCTCACCATACCTGATCTGTGTTTTCCTTTCAGTGCTAGTTTTGCTCCAGCCTGTTTGTCTCATGAGATCATTACGCGCAAGTAAGTGTCTCTCTTCACGGAGTCTATGAAATGTCATGAGTTAGCAAGAAAGGGAATATGGTAATACTGATACCCTAACCCCACTGATACAATCTTTTGGTTTGATTTTGCAGTCACTGGACAGACATTCAGGTGAAAGGAACTTCGTTACCccgtgccctgcattgctgggaCCGCAGCCTGcatgacagcaacaaaaatgggAAAGCCCCTTTGAAGGGTTGCCCAATCCATCTGATTGACAGCTGTCCCTGGCCCCACTGTAACCCCTCATGCCCTACCATCCGGGACCAGTTCACAGGGCAGGAGATGAATGTGATCCAGTTCCTCATGCACATGGGTTTTGATGTTCAGAAGATGGCACAGCAACAGGGCCTGGAGCCCAGTAAACTTCTGGGGATGCTGAGCAGTGATAGCTAGAAAGGGTTCTCTATGAAAGGGCAGAATGATCAGATAAGGAGGGGGAGCCTCTAAGCTTCTCTCCCAAACTCTTTAACCTTCTCCATTCTCATGCAGgcacacttacacacatgcacactcacaaGCACACGTGCACACTTAGTGtgtgtcaagaaaaaaaaagaacagattctTGCTTACACCATTTGACTGAAACTCGTTACCTCTAAACTTCAGGGCCTAGTCTTGGCTATTCATAATCTCTTTCTGTGTTACACAAGGTGACCTGAAGCAGGGAGCAGCAATGCCATAAACACCAGCTTTGAGAACCCTTCCCAAGAGCTAAAAGGATTCTTACCCTTGCTGAGAATGTTTCACATCATAGACTTACAACATATGGTGAAAAAagcactggattttttttgtccAATTAGAAGTGAAGGATTACATGACTTCCTAGAGGTCAGCATCTCATGATGTATCATAATGTACAAACCAAGGACATGTGCTAGGAACGGACACTCTTATACTcaatttacttttttattattttataaaatgacttttttattacttattttttaaaaaattaagcaagaaatataaaattaatgaTATTGTTTtgtaacatattttttttaaataatgaaaaaaccTCCTGCTACTATGGCAATATGggcatatttattttaatatgtaaatGCTATTTATAAGGGCTGACCGCAGAACTGCTCATATGTCTTAGTAAAGTTTTAAATACTGCTCCTGGGGATGGGGTTTTCTTCTGATCACGTGTGTGGGAGAGGGCAGTATTggcattattataattattattagatTCCAATGTTCCCTTTGtagtatgtttgttttatttctggaaTGGAAAGGATATAATGCACGGTCTAGTTACAGAACTTGGTAGTCAGAATTCACCATCCCATGGCACTGATTAATACAGGATCACAGTTCCAGACTATGTGCAGAGCTGAAACTCAAGTAAATAGTTTCAAATATTAAGTGTTTAAAAATCTttacattcatagattctaaggccagaaggaagcactctgatcatctagtctgacctcctttagaaaaacattcaaacttgatttaaaaattatcagtgatggagaatccaccttgaCGCTGGGTAAGTTGTGccaaaggttaattactctcactgttaaaattctACACCTTATTTCACTCAgtatttgtctagtttcaacttccagtcactggctcatgttatacctttctctgggggactgaagagcccattgttaaatattggtagttacagattgtaatcaagtcatcccttaacacTCTCTCTGTTAAGATAACTCCAATTACAGTCCTTGAGTCTAccgctataaggcatgttttctaatcctttaatcatacttgtggctcttctctgaacgctctctccaatttatcaacatcctcctcgAACAGTAGACACCAGGATGGGTCACAGTATTCCACCAGTGGTCAACtagtgccaaattcagaggttaAAATATCCTGCCTACTTCTACTCCTGTTAGAAATCAGCCATGTCTaccagtttgacagtgaaaaaGTGTATAAGCTCAAGGGCCCGTTCTGGCCCCCATATGCTGCTCTAGTAGCACAGAAGGGATTTAAAGAAATCGCAACAGGCTGGGGAAGAATTTCTCTGGCACAAGAGCAGCATCCAGCCACCCCTACTCTGATCCCATAGCATAATGTGTATGGGGAGATGTCCTGGGGAGGGAGTATCCAGGGTGCTGAGTGCTACAAAGATTCTGGGCTTCAGTGCAGACTGCATAGGGCTCCCATAAATTTGAATAGCTGTAGGGGCTGCACTTGTCTCCAACCAACCCAAGAGTTCAGGCAATGAAAATGTGGCTCAAAGTCATCTTTGCTTCTCCTGGCCCTGAGTTGTCTCTCCTATGAAACACGTGTCCCCTGATCTTCAAAAGGAGAGTAGTCTCTGTCTCCACTCTACTTACACTAAATGCCAGCTCAGAGAGACAGCTGGAGCCAGAAATACAGACAACGTAATTAGAAATATAAGTGTAACAAATAAAATGAGAGGTGCTctgaacagttttaaaaaattctacgCAGGGAAACACAAAACCTTTATAATGTAAGAAATGTGATACTCACAGAATAACAATGACACACAACATACATGTCTGGAACCAAAATAAATTTATAGAACTGGCTTCAGAAGCAGCCCCATCCAATGAATACTATCAAGAACTCTTGAAAACAAGAAGAGATGGAATAGAGTGCTTTCTCTGGACTCATGCCATACAAACCTTGAGTAACCACTCAATGGCACCAGTATACGAGACAAGTGACTAACCAGTACTCAGAAGGGGCATGACTCCAATGTCGGGCTTCACCCTATAGATGGAACCTGGAGATCTATCAGCCATGAGTCTAATCAAACAAAGCATAGTCCAATGGgctgaaaagaacaaaaaacagaaaatgaacagCCAGGAAGAATGACAATCTGCTCCAGTGAAATTTAAAGAATGTTGTGATCAATGgtataaaaaaatctgaattataGGACACAAGACTGGAGTCCAGAGAAAGGATTCAGGGAAATCTTTATAGGAGAGAAAGGAATTAGGGAGCCGCTCAAGGAaaaaattcattattattatttatttatactgctGTAGTGTCTAAAGTAAAAAGGGCCCAATCAGAATTGGCTCTGCACAGACACCTAGTAAGAGACAATCTCAGCATCTCTCACCTTTCTATATGATTTTATCTGATGGTAGTTTAGGCTGCGTTCCAAGAAGTCAGGGCTTCATAGATGGTCATAGGCCCTCTGCTGTCATGATAAAATGTGGGAACTCCTGCTCTACAAGAGTTATACTTTGGGATTTCACAGGCTTCATCAAGACAGCTTGTAAGTTCTTTCAACCAATCAGTGCATTTTTACTGACTAGAGCCCTAAACCTTAGTCAGATGGACTCTTGCAAGTGAACAGAGTCCCTCTGAAGTTCATggagctccacacacacacacacacacaaagacccACTTGCACAGTTCCAATTGCAAACCAGGGCCTAGTTGTGCATACCTATTTAGTGGATGTTCAGTACGTGCTAGCTCTTACTGAGGACTATGTCCAGGCCAAGCTTCACACTCCAGCTATTCATTTTTTAGCTGTGGCAGGGTCTAAAAAAGTTGggtgaagattttttttgtatatttttgtctCTCTTCCATCACTCTGAAATTGCTGCAGGGGTTTtattaaaatttacaaaaattaaaatacataaaatataatcCATCTTCGGGTAAAGACCAACCCTGGGGAAAAACatgccaaaatggcttttttgGAAAGTTCTGAGCCTTTGAGAATGGGGGATAAGAATATTACCATAATTACTGTGGGCACTTCAAGCACCTGGTCAATAGCTAATACAAGGGGAATCTGCAAAGGTAGGAGAACAAAAGTTAGTCCTATTTTGCCAATTGCAGTCCTTCCTGTCACCCAAAGCTCTAGGAACCTGCACTTTACTGTTAAAgtaagagagaaaggaaggaggaggacaggacacagcaagagagagagcAGCCAACCCATTTCTAAAGGTGTTCCTATATTAAAGGCTGATACTGGTGTCCAGGACAAAACAACAGCAATACCTTATAGTGACAAATACTCCCATATTCCTGTAGGGTTAACCCTTTCTGCTTTTCTGGCTAAGACTAAAAATGCAGCTTATTTACCACCTGTTTCACTTTAAGGaagtaaataaaatacatattccTCCACTCCCTTACATCCAGTGCACAAACAAAACTTCAGTGAGACAAGAACCGGGCATGAAATTCCACAGATCAGAAAACCTCCATCCCAAGCCAAGAGGGCACTCTAGGTTCAGCATCCCAGTGATCAGTGAACCCCATCCTAGGGGTCAAAAACCTGCATGTGCTGGCAGGAGCCATTGAATATAATGTTCCAGAGATAAGAGAGCTGCTGGAGCCAAGCACAGAACAGAATCAGATCATAATGGCAATGGAAACATTTATCTCAGCCCCAGGATGCTGCCCCTCAGGACACTGGCCTACATCTAACTACACTGATACAGAAGGAGACTGCTCAATGGGAGGTATAGAAGCCTCAGGATGAtcagagccttattccctgtggaCTACGGAGAGGCGACTAGAGGTTACTTAGAGcacctggaaccaattaagacCCTGCCAGAGACCtaataaaacccccctgcttcagtcagacaggagaagggaaggagagctaacTATAGTTTGGAGATGACTGGTGTGGACCAGAGGATCAAAGTACTGGGGCAGAGAGACCCTGCCATGCAGGGCAGAGGACTTCCCCAGCACAGAGGACCAAGAGAAACCCTGCCCAAGGGGAAAGAGGGTAAGAAGACTGCGAAGCTGAAGGGGCTGAGACCAGAGTAGGAGGTAGACCTGggtcccttccctcctccccttttctccccatCCAGGGCACTAGTGGAGCTCAagaacaggggcaggggcagcacccTGACCCACCCCACCAAGGAAAAGCATGGGATCCACCACAATAGCATTGGCCATTTGCCAAACTACTCTAGTGCCCAATATCAAATGAAGCAAAATTAATTAGTCTCTGTTGTGCCATTGGGTCCacacagctccctccctcccacagcttctgTGATCCCACCAGATCCATATACCCATCTGGTGCCATTGAATCTGCAAGACCAAATTCCAAGTTCTGTGGTGTGGTAGGATCTGAGCACTCTCCCCAAGAGGATCTGAGacctctgcagggtctgggaaTGCTGACAGACAGTCAGTGCTTAAATGACAAAACAGGCGGTAGAGGAAATGCAGGCTGTTAATCAGGAACCCCTGATGGAGTTCACAGTTTGAGTGTAACTAACACCAGCTCATCATAGTTTCAGGGGACAGAGTTCATTCCATTCCAGGACTATTAATATAGCCAACTATTTATATTGCTGCGTTCCTACAGCACTAAAGCAGAGCACTACAGCTGCAGAGCTAAAACGGAATAAAATGTCAACCACCAAGGAGAAAGTGATCATGCTAGAGACTGAAAGAAGAGACAGTGAAAAGACAGAGTAAGAGAATCTTCACAGATCCTGCCTGATACCGCTGGGTTAGCTGATCTTCATAGCTGTCTGATACCTGCAGCCTGAAAACAGAACCAGTCAATAATCTTACTACAGGAAAATGAAGCTATTCTGAGAAGCTGCCAGAAATACGCGCTCAGCGAAGATTCTGGCAGAGGGATAGAGAACTAAGCTAACCTGAAAGGAAGATTTGGGGTCTCCAACTGCCTTGTTACCTGCTCTGATCAGATGATGGAGAGCTCAGGAGGACCGTATTTGAACACAGCAGCAGTGGCATCCCCAGTGGGAATAGCCCGTTTGTTGCAAGTGGCGTTTGGATGTACTACGTTCAGCCTGGTGGCCCATCAGGGGGGATTCAGTGCAGCCTATGGCACCTTCTGTATGTTCGTCTGGTGTTTCTGTTTTGCTGTCACCATCTTTATAATAACCTGTGAGTTCACTCGTCTCCACAGCTGCCTGAGCATCTCCTGGGGAAATTTCACAGCTGCTTTTGCCATGCTGGCCACACTCATGTCCATCACTGCGGCTGTGATCTACCCGCTTTATTTTGCCCAGTTTGGCTGTTATTCCATCAGTTGCAAGGTGAGAGATTTCCGCATAGCAGCCAGTGTCTTTGCAGGGCTCATGTTCATTGCTTATGCTGTGGAGGTGTTTCTAACCAGAGCCAAGCCAGGACAGGTGACCAACTACATGGCCACAGTATCTGGCCTCTTGAAAATTGTCCAGGCCTTTGTGGCCTGCATCATCTTTGGGGCACTGGTAAATGACAGTCAATACATCAATTATGTGGCTACCCAATGGTGTGTGGCTGTCTATGGCTTCTGCTTTGTGGTGACAGTGGTGGTAGTGGCCTTCAATGTCACGGGAAGGACAGCAATGCTGCGGTGCCCCTTTGAGCGCTTTGTGATCATTTACACATTCATGGCCATCCTCATGTATGTGAGTGCAGCAGTGATCTGGCCAGTGTTCTGCTTTGATAGTAAGTACGGGTCCCCATGGCGCCCCTACCAGTGCTCGCAGGGCAAATGCCCCTGGGACAGCCAACTGGTGATTGCTATATTTACGTATGTGAACCTGGTGCTTTACATTGTGGACTTGGCATACTCTCAACGCATCCGCTTTGTCTCACACCCTTAAATTCCAATGCTGCCCCTGCAAAGCCATCAGGGCTCAAGCAACAACCAAGTTGTTGGAGACAGGGGTTACAGAAAGTAGctgctgagccagacacaccaatAAATGCAACAAACTTCAAGGTTAAGACTGGACCAGTAAATGAACAATATAtaatgggtgggcagcagatgAGTCTGGAAAGAAGACAACAACCTTTCTTACCCTTCAACATTTGCTTCATCCCTTCTGTATAGGGGAAAGGAATAGCATAGCAAACTGGATAGTATCCTTGCATCTCCGCCAAACATGAACGTCTGCTGCAAGCGTGGCTATGTATGCCACTGGATTATCAGCCAAATATTAAGCAGGGATCAGTGAGGTCTTGGAACTGCTACCAACACTGAACTCTAACCAAGAAGTGACTGTATCCAGGGAAGATTGAGGAGttcagagacagcagcagctctAGAACAGAACGAGGATCCTTCAAAATCCCAAAATGTTATTTCTATTATGGTGAGAAATTCATTGCTTATAAACATGGGAGATTCTAGCCAAAATGGGTCTGAGGGAGAAGGACATTACAGCAATTATGCTGATTTGAAGACTAGGAGTCCCCTCACTTGCCCACATACACTGTGGAATAAGCATAGCCTTATTCATGTGCCAGGTTAGAAAGGTTAGGGATATTTTTAAGTACACTCTGAGACATTACAGAAGTGAAAGTTGCTGAGTCATAGCTCTACTATCCAGAACTGGAGTGTGTGGTGGATCCAAGGCCTCAAAATAACCACTTTTAGTTTGAGCTCCTCACTGTTCACTGAGGCAGGGTCCGGAGATAGCTCCATGCTCACGTAAAAGTTGCTTAATAGGCCATTATATATTTGAACTGATGAAAGAtgtgttcgggggggggggggaagaatggaGACAGAAATAGCCTGGTCCCATCCTACTGCTCCAGGCCCCTGCAGATTACAGATGAGTTGATTACCAAGAATTTAGcctcattgggggaaaaaatgcttaaattgtTAATGGATCCAGCCAATTTTCTCAGACCAGATTGGATTCCAGGACCCCCTAACTCTCTGTGTCCACCTAACTCTCTGTCCTTTGCTTTACCTGCCAGCTGCACAGTCATCTCCCTAATCCTTCTTCAGCAAACACCCTCTCTGGTCTCCTATAGCATGGCTCAGGATTTCAGGTTTACACC
This portion of the Dermochelys coriacea isolate rDerCor1 chromosome 14, rDerCor1.pri.v4, whole genome shotgun sequence genome encodes:
- the NOTUM gene encoding palmitoleoyl-protein carboxylesterase NOTUM isoform X1, whose protein sequence is MRVVWDEKASPCAKKSRAPPSPAAEPGHQPPAPANYAQALPSPLIGAGLSGATRPCAALGTAGAGPGQRPQLRPARGRQNPRSTARPQGLVPPGPGAPASLPPSGAGGRARPCAQLLCSFPRRWLRVAMGRGTVQVLLLLGLLHWGPGGEGRKNWRRRGQQPSAAAAARERSEATGQPVESFPLDFTAVEGNMDSFMTQIKSLAQSLYPCSAQNLHHELRLHTLLNSSVTCNDGSPAGYYLKESKGSRRWLLFLEGGWYCFNRENCDTRYDTMRRLMSSKEWPITKTGTGILSSQPEENPHWWNANMVFIPYCSSDVWSGASSKSEKNEYAFMGALIIQEVVKELVGKGLNNAKVLLLAGSSAGGTGVLLNVDRVAEQLEEMGYQGIQVRGLADSGWFLDNKQYRRTDCIDTITCAPTEAIRRGIRYWNGIVPERCKLQFKEGEEWNCFFGYKIYPTLRCPVFVVQWLFDEAQLTVDNVHLTGQPVQEGQWLYIQNLGRELRNTLKDVTASFAPACLSHEIITRNHWTDIQVKGTSLPRALHCWDRSLHDSNKNGKAPLKGCPIHLIDSCPWPHCNPSCPTIRDQFTGQEMNVIQFLMHMGFDVQKMAQQQGLEPSKLLGMLSSDS
- the MYADML2 gene encoding myeloid-associated differentiation marker-like protein 2 gives rise to the protein MMESSGGPYLNTAAVASPVGIARLLQVAFGCTTFSLVAHQGGFSAAYGTFCMFVWCFCFAVTIFIITCEFTRLHSCLSISWGNFTAAFAMLATLMSITAAVIYPLYFAQFGCYSISCKVRDFRIAASVFAGLMFIAYAVEVFLTRAKPGQVTNYMATVSGLLKIVQAFVACIIFGALVNDSQYINYVATQWCVAVYGFCFVVTVVVVAFNVTGRTAMLRCPFERFVIIYTFMAILMYVSAAVIWPVFCFDSKYGSPWRPYQCSQGKCPWDSQLVIAIFTYVNLVLYIVDLAYSQRIRFVSHP
- the NOTUM gene encoding palmitoleoyl-protein carboxylesterase NOTUM isoform X2 codes for the protein MGRGTVQVLLLLGLLHWGPGGEGRKNWRRRGQQPSAAAAARERSEATGQPVESFPLDFTAVEGNMDSFMTQIKSLAQSLYPCSAQNLHHELRLHTLLNSSVTCNDGSPAGYYLKESKGSRRWLLFLEGGWYCFNRENCDTRYDTMRRLMSSKEWPITKTGTGILSSQPEENPHWWNANMVFIPYCSSDVWSGASSKSEKNEYAFMGALIIQEVVKELVGKGLNNAKVLLLAGSSAGGTGVLLNVDRVAEQLEEMGYQGIQVRGLADSGWFLDNKQYRRTDCIDTITCAPTEAIRRGIRYWNGIVPERCKLQFKEGEEWNCFFGYKIYPTLRCPVFVVQWLFDEAQLTVDNVHLTGQPVQEGQWLYIQNLGRELRNTLKDVTASFAPACLSHEIITRNHWTDIQVKGTSLPRALHCWDRSLHDSNKNGKAPLKGCPIHLIDSCPWPHCNPSCPTIRDQFTGQEMNVIQFLMHMGFDVQKMAQQQGLEPSKLLGMLSSDS